GGGCCGTTGAGTTGGGGGAGTTTGGCCTTGAACGCTTGGCGTGGCGCATGCCGTTGTAGTGGTCGTCATGGTCTTCACTCGAGTGAGACCTCGCCATGTGGTACGACGAGAGGCCGTTGGGGTGGCCCCGAGAGCTATGCATGCTGTGACCATAGTAGTGCCGAGCGCTGTGACTGGGAGGCGCTGTCAAAGTCTCACGCTCCACCTGAGttgcggccttggccaacatggagaTATCACCGCCACGGTTGTACGGGTGCATAGGTGGTGGGTGAGGATGCTGGGCAAAGGAGGCGAAGGAGTGAGGAGGTGAGACGTTGGGAGAGGCCAGGGTCGAGGTGGGAGCAGAGCGGATCGTCTTGGGTGCCGGAGGGGGCGCCATCATGCCCTCGTGGTGCATATGAGGAGGCAGGCcctggtgatgatgatggtggtggtgctggtggtggtgatgctggcCCTTGTTCCCACGGCGCGAGTTGGGGTTGTTGTGAATTCGCGAGTGACGAGTCAACTCATCGGAGCGGGAGAACTTCTTGCTGCAACCGGGGAACTGGCAAGCATGAGGCTTCTCGCCCGTGTGAGTGCGAATATGTCTTGTCTGGTGTTCGAGACGATGGAAGGCCTTGTCACAGAGAGGGCACTTGTACGGACGAGGAAGCTCGTTGGTCGTATCCGAGGCCTGGGCGCCGGGCAGAGGCCCGTTGGGCTTGATGACGGTGACTGATGCGCTTGCCATTGCGGCGTCAGCCTGTCGGGATCTCGAGTTGTGGTCAGCCTGGGCTGAGGGATTCAGCAAGTTGGTGAAGTCGACTGCAGACTGTGACCGTTGCATGTGATCCAGTGCAGTGCAGTGCCAGGACTCAGCAGGGGGAGCAGTGTTAGTCTCAAAGGCAGCGACGTTCAGATACAAATTGGTCCAAGTTGCTGCGTCTGGTTGCAAAAGAGCGTCTTGTGTTGTGAGTCTGGAGCCGAGCCTGAACTGTGAGTAGGGTTCAAGTCAACAATACGCAAAGACggaaaagaagacgaaaaacTGGTTGTGCAGGGCAAAGTCGAATTTGTCTGGAGTGGGAAGAAACGGGGGAATCTTTTTTCGGAGGAGGGGGACGAGGGGAGCGAACGGTTTTAATAGGGCGGGTTTGGCCGGAACCACACAGGCGTGAAGCGTAAGTCAATGTGAAGTGTGGAgggtgtactccgtactccgttcTCAAGCGCACGAGTACTTGGCCTTTCTGGGGGAGCATAAAATCACAGGCGCAGAGTCGCAGCACGTACACGGCACCGGGAGTGCGCTCTGGGGCAGCTGCACAGGGCGGTAAAACAGAGGCGCCACTTGGCCATCGGAGCACTTGGGGGGGTGTGAAGCACTGAAGGTGCCGGGCAGAAACCCGACCTCGGGACAGCGTAGCGTGTAGCGTGGTACTCCCTGCCATCAACAATGTCCGGCCGTATGTACGTCTCGGTGTCCAGTGCCGTCAAGTCAGGACTAGGGCAGTGGGCGCTGTTGGGAGGCGCCAGGCATCCCAATGGCATCATGTCTGGCGGGCAGGTggcaggcaacattgaagggcaagcaagcaagcaagtcGGGTTCTGGTACTAGTAGCAGGAAGCAGGTTGCAGCGGGCGGGGGACCATTCAAGCTTCCTGGGGACGCCTGGGGGACGCCTGGGGACGCCTCGGGGCGACGTTGGGGTGGACATCTGGCGGCCAGATGCCCCAGCAGGTGCCCgtcgtcaactggtacttGTCGGCTCTGCAGACCATGTACCTGCCCGCACACGCTCTGGGGATTGATGCTTCCCAGTTCGGTGTTCGCTGAGCGCGGCCGGTGGGCAGCGCGCGGCGACGTCGACCTGTTGACCTTTGGGGCGACCCCAGCACACAGGTCCTTTGGTTTGGGACACGCCCCCTGGGGCCAAGGGCCACCCCTCTGCCGGGGCTGGAGCCACCCAGCGATGGACGGGCGGGTGATGGAAGTACTGAGGCATCCAAGGTACCTGTGCAGATttctcgccgtcctcggctGACTTGGGGAGTCGGTGGCTTGGCTGGGGCCGGCTGGGGCGGCGACTGGGGGACTGGTATGCCGACACACCCATGGATTAATGGGCGCGCGTTGCATCTGGCCACACCCCCCTTCGTCAGGCATCTGAAGTCTGCGCAAGGAGTCTGGTAATATGTAATGCCCCAAGGCGAAAGCATCAAAAAGGGCCTGAAGGGCTAAATGCAGAGAGAGGGTCCAAGGCGAGCGACTTTTTGCGAAGGGCCGTTGGTGTGCACATGTGGAACGGCCACTGGTGGTGACTGAGTGGGCATTCaggtgagttttttttttttttttttccatcttggccattttTTCCCATCACCTTTCTGCCTCTCCACAGCTACGCCAACGATGAGCCATGGCGTGGGGCGCAGCATCCGTCGTGTCGAACTTTGCCCGACTGATTGGTTCTCATGCCGCGAGTACGTCGTTCTTTGGCAGTGTGTGGtaatgatggcattgacgagCCAGGGCAACTTTTGCAACTGACTTGTCGTTAGCATCCCCGTCACCGACAAAGCGCAACGACGGACGACATAACGTGGGGGGAGAGGAACCAACTGGCCTTGTCGTCATCTCCAACTCCGTATTCCACacacgtcggcggcgccccTGTCCCAGTCCGCTCTCCGTGAGCAGCAATCCCGGTGTCCGTCGGTGGGCAAGACTCGCCGTCGGCAGCCGTGCCGCCCAAAGCGCCCTCAAGGCTCGAGACTTGGATGGACGATGATAACTACTGTGATACTACCCAAGTTTCCAACGTTCCTGGAGATTAGGCTAGTCAACCTGGCGCGATGTGGTTCAACCAAGTCCGCCCGGGACGACGGGTCATGACTACGTGCGGCGGAGCACCTCTCTTCCAAACTTGTTACTACTTCTGTTTGGACACGATGGTCATGctcatgtcatgtcatgtcatgtcgCACGTCGCAATGACCAGCTGGACGAAAAGGTTATCCGTTTGGAATGGAGCGCCATAGGTACGTATGTAAGCATGCCACCGACCTCATGCGCGCCCCAGACTTGGTCGTGCTGATAAGTGGTTCGATAAAggcctctctctctctctctttctctctctctgcaTGCACATATGTATTACTTGGTATGAATAGACcggcatgtatgtactccataATGCGAGTCTGGGGGCCAGAAATAGCCGGAACCATATTCCAGAACAGGACGGAGCACAGCCAGTCGCGCAATCTTGGGCAACAAGATGCTGCTTCATGAACCCCGGCTTGATTATGCTACGTCTCCATCCATGCGACGACACTTGTGGGTTGAGCCGATGGCCATGGAGAATCATGGTACGTAGGAATGCTTCCCCAGACACTCTCCCCCAAGGTGCGACTTGAAAGTGCCACTTTGGCTTCGATTCCCTTGCACGATACCTGTGGTGCCGAGAGTGTCTGCCGTATTACCCCAGTCCGCCAACCCAAGTACGGAATCTACgtatgtactagtagtagtattacTGTACATGTATTTATTGCACATGCCGTCCACGATCCACCATGGGGTTGGTTGCTGATGGACTCTATCGTTGGAACTTGATATTGCGCTCGCGTGGAAATGGAACATGATTGGAGGGCTAAACGGAGACGTATCTGGACGAGTGAATCGAAATCAGCCCAGAAGCCACTCGGTGCAACTTGTTGGCTTGACCCGACAGTTGGACCTCGCATCTCTTGTCGCACCcaagggagggagggagtGTGTTGGGCTACTCGCTAAGGCTTGCCAGCTCGTCACGAGAAGGGAGACCGATGCCTCAATGATTCCAATTCTGCTCTGGTTGCGCAATCGTAGACTCCAAGACTTGCCAAGGCCGCGGGACCAGGCGCGTGCTGTCTATCCCGTACCAAATACCCGGGTGTTAGTTAGCATGGGCACGGGCGGCAAGAGTCCTGTCTTTTTTATAACCAAAGGACAAAGAAAATGAAAGCCGGGACCTGGTGCACGCTCCCGACTGTAAGCAGGCACAGCAGGGCTAGGGCTGGTGTTCGTCAGGTCTCAGATTGTCGCCCCCATGGGATGCTTCCCCGGTTGTTTGCTCCCCCAGTCTACGGGCTCctgttttacttttttttttcttttttttttcctttgatCTTTTTGCTCCTTTTTCCTAGTACTTCCCGCATCACTCAACAGACAATGTCTGAGTCGGCGGCAGCCAGCCTAGCTCCCGCGGCAGCCACGCGCTCTGGTTGCCATCGTGGCCAAATGAGGTCCCATGGGCTCTTGAGGTGTCAGGCTATCAAACGCCATATCTTGATAGTTCGCTCGCCTTGCACGCGGAGTCGTGGCGCTTATCAGCCTCACCCTCGAGGTCGAGGGGCCTGGACAGAGGCCAAAGGgccgccaacgccagcaCATCATCTGGTGTTGAGCCCCCAAGTCCTGATATCTCTCTCTCTACCTCTCTACCCCGTACGCGAGGGCTTGGGCACGCAATTTGTCTCATCAGCACGACGTGTCGTACCCCCGGGCGTTCCATTCCCCAGGTTTACCGCACCTTCGGATGTAGTTGTCGTAATCTGCACTGcttctggccaaggtcaaccaATTGACAGCTTTTGGATTGGCCGCCTCGTCCATGAAACCTACGCCCGCGACCACACCACACCTTTCAACGTCCTTAGCAGCTTGTATCGACAAGCTGAACATGACGGACGCGGAGGTTGCACCTCCTTTGGGGGCCGTACAATAGCATGCGACGAGCACATCATTCCATGTACATGTGTCATAAAATGCCCTTTTCGAGACACTAGTCGGCAGGGCATCGGGCTGGCTGCTGTGATATTGAATCGCCTCGCCCAACCTAGCTCCATTGGGCAATCCCGGGGGGCGCTTTGGTCTTGAAATCTCCTTGACACGGCCAGGTAGGGAGTGGACCAGTCCATCCGCTGGCAACCGCTCTTTGCGTATCAGTTTGACAAGGCTTGCACCGCGATAGACAATGGCAAAACCCCCATGGGCCCCCATGGACCCCATGGACACGCTCAATCGCGCCATCATTGCGCAATGCCCATCAGCAAGTTTCGTATTTCGTCTCTGGTGTCCCTGGGACCAGTCTACTCATTTCCTCCAGACAGCATGTAATATGCAAGCCGCAATGATTCCAGCGGACTGGTTTGGCTGCAAGCCTCACAGGCCAGCTTCCAAATGCGGACAATGTTTCCTCCAGACACCGTGAATGGCGGCTATTGCCCACAACTTACTTGTAGATAACACAACGGTCGGCGGCCTTTTGGCGTGCACCAAGTGCCAAGGGCACAATTGTGTTGCTTGACAAATTGTGGCTCAGTATCGCGTGCCTACCTACTAGCACCAAAAagataaaataaaaaaaaagaaggccgCTACATCGTAGCAACAAAGGAAGCCCTCGCATTCACTCCCCGTTTGCGTTAGAGATGCACGGGATATTCGCTCGGAACTATGATTGGAACCTTCTTTGGGCACGAGAGGCCACGATATCTTTCATCTCCACACTAGCTTCGTTTTTAGCCTCTTTCACGTGCCAAAGGACTGGACTGGTGATGATAATACTAATACCAACATACGACGACTACTACTCCAGACTCGCTCACCGCGGAGATTGTGGCGCCTACATTTCACAGAGCCCATGTCACATTGCCGACACCCCACGTGCCCTTgtgctctctctctctcaccTCGACCTCACCTCACAACAGGGCCAAATGGCGATGGCGCGGGGCTCCGCTCGGCGGTCGGATTCCGACCCGAGGCTGGTGGTGACTTCCTCCAGATTTGTCTTTCCTTCTGGTTCATCCCGCTGCGTCACGTTGCCACCCAATCAATAACCGAGATCACGCctcggcatcgccgtctCCGCTCAACCTCCTCCTTTTCCTGGGCCAGTCCACCGAGGATATCAGCAGTGCCATTGCAAGTTCAATCTCCATTAAACCATCACGGGCGCATAAACAGCCTGTCCATGTCTGACTTGGGCGCCAGAATGATCATGGCGGTACCACCCGGCCCCTTCCCccaggctgctgctgatgcgGTGCCCCGTTGTCAGTTCAAGCCACGCGATTGATAGCAGATCTCCCTCCCTCCGCATGGCTAAATTATTTTGCCCGACTTTCCGTATCTAGTTGCAACCTTGACGGCCACTAGTGGTTCATGCCCTCGACGATAGATGAGAGCCCAGACAAATGACGGGTCTATCCATCACtctgtatgtactccgtacgtgcTCCCTTTTTTGGTGTCTGGCTTGCATCTATTTCGCGGCGTCTCCAGGCCAAGTTGCTGCACACCCTTGCGGATAGATGCACCTGTCCCTGCAGGTACCATCTACTATCCCTGGGCTTgaaaaagagagagggagtGAGAGAGAACCTGCTACTGAAAATACCATGTTTCCTCAGGGGTATTCATTCATCAGTCGATTGTGCTCAAGGCTGCGTCTTCCCTTCACAATATACaagtgtatgtatgtatgtgcatTGACTTGGCGGTCATGTCATACATGTAGATTGCTGCCGTGTCACCATTCTCCTCGAATTTCACGGATGGATGGCTATTGTGCTTTTGAGTCATCTCTACGGAAACAGCTGGAGCataaacaaacaaacacCAGCTTTAACGAGTATTGTGCCTAATCCGCAGTGTCAATGGTCCCCTCGGATCACCGCATTAAAGTCAATAGCCGGCGGGCATTTGCCATACGCTCATGGCCAGCCAATCTTGGACCTTCAACTCATCGACAGTACGAGAAATTTTGCATTGTGCAAATAGAATCAAAGGCATCAACTGTGCCGTGTCAATGCTCGGAGCCGCTTTGATTGCAGTGGCAGTGCAACTTGTTACAAAATGCCTTTTGCTGAGTTTGAGAATTGTGGAGGGATCCCACGACGCTCGACGTGATGCGCTCAGCTGCGAGCATTATTCGAAATTCCGGTCCGCGACGTTACATGTCCTAACGAGACAATAGCACCGAGTCATTGTAGATGTTCTCGCTCAAATCCCGACTTGATTCCAACGCCCGAGCTGCAGGAATAGACGCTTTAGGTCTCCCATGCCGAGGGATCATTTGGTCCATGTATGTAGCCTGATGTCTTATCTGAGTTATCTCTCGAGTTGTGGGCGCACTCTCTCTAGCTTCCGGTGGCTGATGATTACCCCGGACATTCGGCTGTACTTTGCTCGCCTGCCCCGGATCTGGCTCCATATCGTTTATTGAGGCTCAACTCAAACAAAGGCCGTTTGCCAGAAACCCATCGACCACTTAAAAAAACCGACACTGATGGCGTCTGGGTTTGCGGGCGGAATAGCCTCTGCAATTCCGAAATTAAGTTCACCAGTCACCAAATGGGCCAACAAGCGTTCCGGCCATGGAAGTAGTTCTGACTGAGACCGAAGACATCCCAAACACAAAAGCGCCGAGGCTAATGACTTGAGCACGTTTTTTTGGAACAAGTTTCGACATGACTATTGTTGTCAAGACGTGCCAAGCAATGATTTCAACGTCGTACAAGGATGGCCCAGACTCTGGGGGCGTGCGGGGAGATAAGGAGAATCCCATGTTTCCGTTTGTGATGATGTTTTGGATAAAGTATCCGGCATGGATGGCCCAGATGCGACGATAGCAATTTGTCCATCGCAGCACCACTGAGTGAACCTACATACAGATCCTATGAAGCTCTTCGGACGAAAATGGCCAAAATTAGCTTTCCTCACGAGCGCGACACCCTCCACTCCAGATCCAAGCCGGGGAACCCTCAACGAACATGTCTGGGTCACGTGATGTCGCGCTCAACCCGACTAGGCTCTCGCGTCTTACGTGACGGCTTGGGCATCGTCGTCACGAAATCTCATGCCGCATCAACCCATGGATTCGGGAAATGGACTATCATTCCATCCATGGACATGACATATCTAGTTTTGATATAGCTGGAACTCGTGAGCTTTTCGGAATCCGTCTTGATTTGTCAATCGTTAACGGCGTCTACAGATCGGCTGCCCACAGTTCAGGCTTCACAGGCCTTGAACGAGCTCCAGGATGATGGCAACCTTTACTTATCCACGGGCTTGGAAGAGCTGGATCAAGCTCTCTTGCCGCCTACACCAGCCGCATCTCCAGGCTCTACCTCCGTTGGCGGAATCAAGAGGGGTCAAATAACGGAAATTTGGGGTCCGTCTGGAACAGGCAAAACTGCAGTCTCGTAAAGCTCGCCCGAACCAACCTGGCTGCTCAATGATgatatgtttttttttctaattTAATGTGCAGGATACAGTTGGCTGCGAATTCCATCCATAATGGAAATGATGTTGTTTGGATTGGTAAGCATCGTACCCTCACACACTTACACATCAACTCCTCTGACGGCTTTCAGATTGCTTCCAAGAGATGGACGTCTCTCGGCTAGAAAACGTGCTGGCATCTATAGCAGAAGATGCGGTGCCTGATGGCTCGACGAGGGCTGAACCGCCCG
The DNA window shown above is from Metarhizium brunneum chromosome 1, complete sequence and carries:
- the CREA gene encoding DNA-binding protein creA — protein: MASASVTVIKPNGPLPGAQASDTTNELPRPYKCPLCDKAFHRLEHQTRHIRTHTGEKPHACQFPGCSKKFSRSDELTRHSRIHNNPNSRRGNKGQHHHHQHHHHHHHQGLPPHMHHEGMMAPPPAPKTIRSAPTSTLASPNVSPPHSFASFAQHPHPPPMHPYNRGGDISMLAKAATQVERETLTAPPSHSARHYYGHSMHSSRGHPNGLSSYHMARSHSSEDHDDHYNGMRHAKRSRPNSPNSTAPSSPTFSHDSLSPTPDHTPIATPAHSPRLRPFSGYELPSIRNLSLHHNTTPALAPMEPHLDAPQFPPQLNAPRSNGMSLTDIISRPDGAQRKLPVPQVPKVAVQDLLSDSGYSNSGRSSTAGSLAGGDLMDRV